A stretch of DNA from Bradyrhizobium algeriense:
CTAGCTTAAGCAAAGCTTGGGCGCTTGATGCCGCGAGCGATGCGGCGGGCAGGGCTGCTGTTCGATGCCGGCCGGACGGCTGGCTCTGGCGAATTCATGACCGGTAATTCCCTGAAGCGATGATGCGGATTTTGTCGTCGCGGGGCCGGAAAGGGTTCAACCCTTCTTGCCGAGCACGAGATCGACCGTATGCGCGGCGATCTTCTGAAGCTGGGCCTCATCGCCGAAGGCGCGTTCGAGCACGGCCAATCCGCGTGTCACGGTGACGATGTGTAATGCAGCGCTCCCGGGGTCTCCGTTGAACTCGCCGCGCTCGACGCCCTCGGACAAGGCGTCCTGAACCAGGCCGGTGATGCGCGCCACCAGATCCGCGAAGGTTTTGCGGGCGTTCTCGTCCAGCCCTTCACCTTCGACCGACGTCAGCTCCATCAGTCCCCGTGTGGTCGGACATCCGCGGGGCGGCGAGCCGGAACGGAAATTCTTGATCGTCAGATCGAAAAACGCGGCGAGGCGCTCGCGCAAGGTCCCCGCGCCGAGGGTCTTTTGAAGAGCGCTCACATATTCGCCCGCATAGCGCTCATAGGCGCAGAGAAACAGCGCTTCCTTGCTCCCAAAGGCATTGTAGAGACTGCCGCGCTGGACGCCCGCGTCACGCGCGATGTCCGAGAGCTGTGTGCCCCGCACCCCCTTGCGCCAGAATTGATCGAAGGCGATGCGCAGGACGTCGTCGTGGTCAAACTCTCGCGGCCTCACGTTTCCCTCCGCTGTGCACCATCGGTTCAACCCAATCGCCTGACGCCGGCCAAAAAGTATTTGACACAGCGTCGAGAATGCGGGTATCGTTTTTCGACAGCGTGTCAAAAACTATTGATAGCTCATTTCGTCGATGGGGTGAACCACCCGTGCGGGAGCCGCCATGGCGCGCGTCCGCGTTACCGGCTCGAGATAAGGACCCGCGATGCCACTCATCCACATTTCACTGCGTGCCGGAAAGCCGGAAGCCTACCGGCAGGCGATCTTCGACGGCCTTTACCGCGCGATGCGGGAGACGCTCAACGTGCCCGAAGACGACCAGTTCATGACCATCAGCGAGCATGACGCTGCGAACTTCCGCTACAGCGCGTCCTGTTATGGTGTCAGCCGAAGCGAAGACGTCGTGTACATCCAGATCACCGTGTTCAACACCCGCACGACAGAACAGAAGAAAGCGCTGTTCCGGCGCACCGCGGAGTTGCTCGGCAAAAACCCTGGCATCCGGCCCGAGAACGTGTTCGTGAACGTTCTCGAGTCCGCGAAAGAGAATTGGTCCGTCGGCCACGGCCTCGCGCAATTCGCTTGAGGCGACACTACATCTGAATATCGGGCCTGAAGAGGGCGCGAACCGTCCATTTCATCCGCGGCTGACTTTGTCTGATGCAGAAACGGCCGTCGATAACGGGCACATTGATAATCGAAGAAGGCTTGTTGCCGCAGCAATGCTGGAGGCTGTCCGGGAAACCCGGCTGGTAGATGTAGAAGCGCGCATAGAAGGGTTCGACGGTGACCATCAGGTCGATCGAATTCAGGCCGCGCGGAATCTCGTCGCGCAGGTCAACCAGGCGGTCGCCGGGATTGCAGGCCAAGGCGGCCGTGACCAGGAGCCAGTTCATCCCGACAGAGTAGACCATTTCGTGCTGAGCAAAAGACCGCCCAAGGCGGTCTCTGTGCGGTTCTGTCAGAGAATGCTCAGGCTACATGGATCGCAGTGTTGCAGGCTCTAGATTCTTGGTTTGACGTTTGACGCGTTTTCTTGACGCGAACCGACCTCCACTTCGCTGGAAAACGCTTTAGCCGGCAATCACGCCGCCAGCGCGTCCGGATTGACTTCGCCCTTGGCGATATCGGTGAGAAGGGCGTCGGCCTCTTTCTCTTCCAAGAGGCTGTCGTGCAACAGCATCTGGTCGTCACGCAGGTCGAGCTGGCCGGCAAGTGCTGCGGCCGAGCCGTAAGCGGCGATCTCGTAGTGCTCGAGCTTCTGGACGGATGCGATCAGGCCCGCATCGCGAAGATCGTCTCCCTCCAGGATGCCGAGCATCTTGCGGGTTTCACCGATGAGGGCCTGCATGGCCTGATCGACATGCTCCGTCGGGTCGGCGCCATGCTTGCGAAGGATACTGATAAGGCGTTCCTTCTGCCTCATTGTCTCCGCATGATGGTCCACCAGGGCATCCTTCAACGCCGGATGCGACGCGGCCGCCGCCATGCGCAGCAGCGCTTCCGCAAGC
This window harbors:
- a CDS encoding TetR/AcrR family transcriptional regulator — translated: MRPREFDHDDVLRIAFDQFWRKGVRGTQLSDIARDAGVQRGSLYNAFGSKEALFLCAYERYAGEYVSALQKTLGAGTLRERLAAFFDLTIKNFRSGSPPRGCPTTRGLMELTSVEGEGLDENARKTFADLVARITGLVQDALSEGVERGEFNGDPGSAALHIVTVTRGLAVLERAFGDEAQLQKIAAHTVDLVLGKKG
- a CDS encoding tautomerase family protein, whose amino-acid sequence is MPLIHISLRAGKPEAYRQAIFDGLYRAMRETLNVPEDDQFMTISEHDAANFRYSASCYGVSRSEDVVYIQITVFNTRTTEQKKALFRRTAELLGKNPGIRPENVFVNVLESAKENWSVGHGLAQFA
- a CDS encoding ferritin-like domain-containing protein; translation: MEISNFKDMYLAELQELVSVEDQLAEALLRMAAAASHPALKDALVDHHAETMRQKERLISILRKHGADPTEHVDQAMQALIGETRKMLGILEGDDLRDAGLIASVQKLEHYEIAAYGSAAALAGQLDLRDDQMLLHDSLLEEKEADALLTDIAKGEVNPDALAA